The DNA sequence CACGGCTCTGCGAGGTAGGCTGTGTACGCCACGGTTCCCTCCCCCGCGACCTGCATCGCGGCGGGTTGAGGTGAGTATATGTCCTATCGGGTGGCTTGTCAACCGATAGGACATATTGGCGACGTGTCCCGTCGCCGGACTGGTACTCAGGCGGGGGATGCGGCCCTGTCCAGCGAGCGGTACTGGATGGCTTCACCGACATGGGCAGTAGTGATCTCCCCGCCCCCGTCCAGGTCCGCGATGGTTCGAGCGATCTTCAGGACGCGGTGGTAGGCGCGCGCGGACAGGCCCAGGCGCGAGATGGCGGTGCGCAGCAGCGCGTCGCTTCCCTCGCCGATGGTGCAGAACTGCCGCAGCTCGCGCGCGCCCATGTGCGCGTTGGCGTGCATGTCGGGCCGGCTGCCGAACCGGCTTCGCTGGATCTCGCGCGCCTGCGTGACCCTCGCGCGGATCGCTTCCGACGTCTCCCCCATCCGTTGGTCGGCCAGTTCGCGGTACCGAACCGCGGGCACTTCCACGTGCAGGTCGATGCGGTCCAGCAGCGGCCCCGAAACGCGGCCCATGTACTTCTGCACGGCCAGGGGGCTGCACGTGCAGCGGCGCTGGCTGTCGCCGTGAAAGCCGCACGGGCACGGGTTCATCGAAGCGACCATCATGAAACGCGAGGGATAGGTCAGTGAGATGGCGGCGCGGGAGATGGTGATGCGCGCGTCCTCCAGTGGCTGCCGGAGCTGCTCCAGGACGTTGCGGCGGAACTCGGGGAGTTCGTCCAGGAAGAGCACGCCGTTGTGGGCGAGGGATGCCTCGCCGGGCCGGGGATTGCTGCCCCCGCCGATGAGCCCGGCGTCGGAGATGGTCGTGTGCGGGTTGCGGAACGGACGGACGTTCAGCAGCGCCTTGCCCCCGGTCAGCAGCCCGGCGACGGAGTGGATCTTCGTGGTTTCCAGTGCCTCCTCGAAGGTGAGGGGCGGCAGGATGCTGGGGATGCGCTGGGCCAGCATGGTCTTCCCCGAACCCGGCGGGCCAAGCATGAGGATGTTGTGCGAGCCGGCGGCGGCCACCTCCAGGGCGCGCTTGACGTGGTCCTGCCCCTTCACGTCCGCGAAGTCGGCGTCGTAGGTGGAGGCGGTGCGGAACAGCTCGTCGCGGTCCACGCAGGCGAGCGGCAGGTCTCCCGAGCCCTCCATGAAGTGGATGACCTCGGTGAGCGTGGTGGCGCCGCGCACCTCCACCCCGTCCACGACAGCCGCCTCGGGCACGTTCTCGTGGGGAAGAACGACCCCCGTGAGCCCCGCCGCCCGGGCGGTGATGGCGATGGACAGCGCGCCGCGAATGGGGCGCAGCGCGCCGTCGAGTGCCAGTTCCCCCAGCAGGAGGTACCGCTCCAGCCGGTCGAGCGAGTCCAGCTGCCCCGTCCCGGCCAGGATCCCGAGCGCGATCGGCAGATCGAACCCGCTGCCCGATTTGGCGATGTCGGCAGGCGCCAGATTGATCGTCACCCGCTTCGGCGGGATCAGGTAGCCGCTGTTCTGGATGGCCGCGATCACCCGCTCGCGGCCCTCTTTTACCGCGCCTTGCGGTAGCCCGACGGTGAAGAAGGCGGGAAGCCCGCTGGCTACGTCGGCTTCGACGGTGACGAGGTAGGCGTCGATTCCGAGCACGGCGCCGGACAGGACTCGGGCGAGCAAAGCGGGCCTCCACGGGGGCGGTTCGGCGGGCAAGGCGGACCCCCGAAAATTACCCGCGCGCTGTTTCTTCCGTCAACTTTCACAATCCGCCACCAAGCACTTCGGTCCCGCGCTGGCCCGAAGCGGCTGGACACAGATACCGCCGCGGGGCGGAAGTGGAAGGCCGATCCGCATCGGCGGACGGTGCGTCTCGCGGCGCGCGGGGCTTCGGCCGGAACGCGATCTGCGCCTCATTCGTGGCCGCAACGGCCCGCCCATTCGGAATGCATGCACCGATACCGGTCCGGATCAGTCCGCCCTCCTGTGCCCTCCCCCGTGTCCCCCGTGCCCTCCGTGTGAGACCGTCCTGGCCGGACGTGAAAAAAGAGGCACGGAGAACGTGACCGTTCTCCGTGCCTCTCTTTCGTCGACCGTCAGCGCTCGGGGGGCGACTCAGCGTCGTGCCGTCCGCTCCGCGCAGAAATAGCCCTCGGCCTGCTGGTCACCGCCACCGCTTCGCCAGCGGCCCGTGAAGCGCTCGGGCGAGAGCGACGTCACGAAGAGCGCCATGTGCGAGCCGTCGAACCGAACCTGGTCGCCGTGATTGGCGTCGGCACCCAGGCGCAGGGTGATCTCGTTCCGTGCGGGCGGCCCCGACCGCTGCCACTCGATGACGAGCACCCCCGGCGCGGCGAGATCGTCGCGGGTCGCGTCGCCGTGAGCCGCGGCGCCCACGTCGGCCAGGCGAACGTCGGTGGCGCCGAACAGCGGGTGGGAGACGCCCGCCGTCGCCGGCACGGGTGCCGGCCTGTTTCCGAAGGAGTGCAGCCGCAGCATTCCCGCCGCCGAACTCCCTGCCCGCTGACCGCTCACCGCCGCAAGGGTCAGCCGGAACTCCCCCTCCAGCGGCTCGGCCTGCGCACCGGCGGCCAGCTCGCCTTCCACGGGGCCGCACGGCACGGCGGCGGGCGCGGGCCCACGGCCGGCGCAGGTGGCCCCGGAGAGCGCCAGGGCCGTCCCCAGGACCAGCGCCGGAGCCAGGCGATGCCTGAGCGTCACCGGATCCTCGTACGCGTACCGGTGCGCGAAAGCGTGTACAGCGGGCCGGTGTAGAGGTCGTTGTGAAGCCGCAGCCCGGGTTGCGGCGCACCCCCGTCGGCCCTCACCGAGAGCGTCAGGAAGAACGGGTCGGCCGCCGCGGGATCGACGGCGTAGCCAAGGTCCGCCAGCGAGCGCGCCGTCAGCACGCTCAGCGGGTTGGCGACGTTGTTGTTCAGGAAGCCGGTCATCAGCTCGTTCTGCAGCACCGACTCGCGCCAGTGTCCGTTCATCGTTCCCGCTCCGCCGGTGTTCTCCACCGGCACCTTCTGCCCGCCAGTGTAGGT is a window from the Longimicrobium sp. genome containing:
- a CDS encoding YifB family Mg chelatase-like AAA ATPase produces the protein MLARVLSGAVLGIDAYLVTVEADVASGLPAFFTVGLPQGAVKEGRERVIAAIQNSGYLIPPKRVTINLAPADIAKSGSGFDLPIALGILAGTGQLDSLDRLERYLLLGELALDGALRPIRGALSIAITARAAGLTGVVLPHENVPEAAVVDGVEVRGATTLTEVIHFMEGSGDLPLACVDRDELFRTASTYDADFADVKGQDHVKRALEVAAAGSHNILMLGPPGSGKTMLAQRIPSILPPLTFEEALETTKIHSVAGLLTGGKALLNVRPFRNPHTTISDAGLIGGGSNPRPGEASLAHNGVLFLDELPEFRRNVLEQLRQPLEDARITISRAAISLTYPSRFMMVASMNPCPCGFHGDSQRRCTCSPLAVQKYMGRVSGPLLDRIDLHVEVPAVRYRELADQRMGETSEAIRARVTQAREIQRSRFGSRPDMHANAHMGARELRQFCTIGEGSDALLRTAISRLGLSARAYHRVLKIARTIADLDGGGEITTAHVGEAIQYRSLDRAASPA